A section of the Candidatus Glassbacteria bacterium genome encodes:
- the modC gene encoding molybdenum ABC transporter ATP-binding protein, translating to MIELDFKLTRGVFDLEVSLASRHHVTGLIGPSGAGKTTLLLALMGIIHPSEGRIRVEGTTDLFNAEAGINVPIERRRLGVVFQDNLLFPHLSVRKNLLFGYERINPGQRRQSPEDIYSLLDLGRLLDRGVSALSGGERRRVALGRALLASPNLLLLDEPLTGLDARLRDRIMAYLLRLKSELSIPMVYVSHSFADISAICDTVALLSVEEDSDHRKHSRVTALGHPHDVVAEAAEVVSVGPIENIVEGRIVDVDSSGGFSRVQAENLEITVRAENHSPGQNCFVTFRADDIILSVGQLPRLSSRNIWQGRIVSFERFQEQTIVTVDVGQRIRSLLTDQSVNDLGLEIGGDVHVIIKANSIRTVAMGAEGQDERLNGEPGA from the coding sequence ATGATCGAGCTTGATTTCAAACTGACCCGCGGCGTGTTCGATCTCGAGGTTTCCCTGGCGAGCCGTCACCACGTCACCGGCCTGATCGGCCCCTCGGGAGCGGGCAAAACAACGCTGCTGCTGGCGCTGATGGGGATAATCCATCCCAGCGAGGGCCGGATCAGGGTCGAGGGAACCACCGATCTTTTCAACGCGGAAGCCGGGATCAACGTGCCTATCGAGCGCAGACGGCTGGGAGTGGTGTTCCAGGACAATTTACTGTTTCCGCATCTGAGTGTCCGCAAAAATTTATTGTTCGGCTACGAGCGGATCAACCCCGGCCAGCGGCGACAAAGCCCCGAGGATATTTACAGCCTGCTTGACCTGGGCAGACTGCTCGACCGCGGAGTGTCGGCGCTCAGCGGCGGCGAGAGGCGCAGGGTCGCCTTGGGGCGCGCCTTGCTGGCCAGCCCGAACCTGCTGCTGCTCGACGAACCGTTGACCGGCCTGGACGCCAGGCTGCGCGACCGGATTATGGCCTACCTGCTGCGCCTGAAAAGCGAGCTGTCGATTCCGATGGTTTATGTCAGCCACAGCTTTGCCGATATCAGCGCGATCTGCGACACCGTGGCCCTGCTGAGTGTCGAAGAGGACAGCGACCATCGCAAACACTCCCGTGTGACCGCCCTGGGCCATCCGCACGACGTGGTTGCCGAGGCGGCCGAGGTGGTCAGTGTCGGCCCGATAGAGAATATCGTGGAGGGCCGGATCGTGGACGTTGACAGCAGCGGCGGGTTCAGCCGCGTACAGGCGGAAAACCTGGAAATTACTGTCAGAGCTGAAAACCACAGTCCCGGCCAGAATTGCTTTGTCACTTTCCGCGCCGACGATATCATTCTCTCGGTCGGGCAACTGCCCAGGCTCTCCAGCCGCAATATCTGGCAGGGCAGGATTGTGTCGTTCGAGCGTTTTCAGGAGCAAACCATCGTGACTGTCGACGTGGGCCAGCGGATCAGGTCCCTGCTGACAGACCAGTCGGTAAACGACCTGGGTCTTGAGATCGGCGGAGATGTGCACGTGATTATCAAGGCCAACTCGATTCGGACCGTCGCGATGGGCGCCGAGGGGCAGGATGAACGACTCAATGGAGAGCCCGGGGCATGA
- the modB gene encoding molybdate ABC transporter permease subunit, protein MYGAELSAIWLSIYMGILAVVLCIAPGVALAWLLARRDFHGKSIVEMVVFLPLVIPPVVTGFFLIKAFSPQSLIGGILNQFGIRVLFTWTGMAIAAGVMGFPLLVRTVRNALENVDPRLESAARTLGCSPLRTFFTVTLPLSWPGIVAGGVLCFARALGEFGATAMVSAGTQGNRTIPLEIFHHHQTPGHEAEVIRLVIISLALSALALMASEALIARAGTKRFNSGQGS, encoded by the coding sequence ATGTACGGTGCTGAACTCTCGGCCATCTGGCTGTCGATATACATGGGTATTCTTGCGGTGGTTCTGTGTATCGCACCCGGCGTAGCCCTGGCCTGGCTGCTGGCCCGCCGTGATTTCCACGGCAAGTCGATAGTCGAAATGGTGGTCTTCCTGCCGCTGGTTATCCCTCCCGTGGTCACCGGTTTCTTCCTGATCAAAGCGTTCAGCCCCCAGAGCCTGATTGGCGGAATTCTGAACCAGTTCGGCATCAGGGTGTTGTTCACCTGGACCGGGATGGCGATCGCCGCCGGGGTAATGGGTTTCCCGCTGCTGGTCCGCACGGTCCGCAACGCCCTGGAAAATGTCGACCCGCGGCTGGAATCGGCGGCCCGTACCCTGGGCTGCTCCCCGCTGCGCACCTTTTTCACGGTCACCCTGCCGCTCTCCTGGCCGGGAATTGTCGCCGGCGGAGTGCTCTGTTTCGCCAGGGCGCTGGGCGAGTTCGGCGCCACCGCGATGGTGAGCGCGGGCACCCAGGGCAACCGTACGATCCCCCTCGAAATTTTCCACCACCATCAGACTCCCGGCCACGAGGCCGAAGTAATCCGCCTGGTCATAATCTCGCTGGCGTTGAGCGCCCTGGCCCTGATGGCCAGCGAGGCGCTGATCGCGCGGGCGGGGACCAAGCGGTTTAACTCCGGACAGGGCAGCTAG
- a CDS encoding DUF2490 domain-containing protein — translation MKAVLCLLAINIMLLAAVPASAGDTEHWGEYGIQLKFSDRFSLKSDVQLRFRDGISDFYWYRFEAGPNFKLNDRINITVLGRIKPQQYGDEWRRQYNIFIDPVFKIAHNGTTTFDLRTRVQTKLTGEGWQFLRLRPRLTHRFYLGELRCAWFLYNDFWLQFSALGARDRYNVNWLGTGVKFGLKRPVDFSVYLQYRSDKLPATGRWDHDPVLGTRLRYRF, via the coding sequence ATGAAAGCGGTACTTTGTCTGCTGGCAATAAATATCATGCTCCTGGCTGCGGTTCCGGCATCGGCCGGAGATACCGAGCACTGGGGCGAATACGGGATCCAGCTGAAATTCAGCGACCGGTTCTCGCTCAAGAGCGACGTGCAGCTCCGTTTCCGTGACGGTATCTCTGATTTCTACTGGTACCGCTTCGAGGCCGGCCCGAATTTCAAGCTCAATGACAGGATTAATATCACGGTTTTAGGCCGGATCAAGCCCCAGCAGTACGGCGATGAGTGGCGCCGGCAGTACAACATTTTCATCGACCCTGTTTTCAAGATCGCGCACAACGGTACCACCACGTTCGACCTCCGCACCCGGGTGCAGACGAAACTCACCGGCGAGGGCTGGCAGTTTCTCCGCCTTCGCCCGCGGCTGACCCACAGGTTCTATCTCGGGGAACTGCGCTGCGCCTGGTTTCTCTACAACGACTTCTGGCTTCAGTTCTCCGCCCTGGGCGCACGCGACCGCTATAATGTCAACTGGCTGGGCACGGGCGTGAAGTTTGGCTTGAAACGCCCGGTTGATTTTTCCGTTTACCTGCAGTACCGTTCGGATAAACTACCCGCCACCGGCCGCTGGGACCATGATCCGGTGCTGGGCACCCGTCTGAGGTATAGGTTTTGA